From the genome of Burkholderiales bacterium:
GGGCACGAGCTCGTTCAATCCCGTGCTGAATCCCGAGCGCGCGCGGCAGCGGCGCAACCTCGTGCTCGCGCAGATGGCGAAGCGCGGCAAGCTCACGAAGGCGCAGCTCGCGACGTTGAGCAAACGCCGTCTGAAGCTCGACTTCGAAAAACAAAGCGAGCCGCCCGGCCCCGCGCCGCACATCGTGCAGCACATCCGCAAATGGCTGCTCGAGTGGGCGGACGAGAACGACTACGACATCTATTCCGAAGGGCTCGTCGTCCGCACCACGCTCGATTCGCGCTTGCAGGAAGCCGCCAACAAGGCGATCGCGCGCCAGATGCGGCGCCTCGAGCCGCTCGCCAGCGCGGTGCGCAGGCGCGACGGCGCCGACTCCACGCTCCAGGCGGGCTTCATGGCGATGGACCCGCGCGACGGCGCGGTGCGCGCGTGGGTCGGCAGCCGCGACTTCGAGACCGAGCAGTTCGACCACGTGTGGCAGGCGCGGCGCCAGCCGGGCTCGGCATTCAAGCCTTTCGTGTACGGCGCGGCGCTCGCGATGGGCATCCCGTCGAGCACGACCTTCGTCGACCAGCCGGTGACGATCCGCATCCCCGGCGGCGGCGTGTGGCAGCCGAGCGACGTCTCGCCGCCCTCCTACGCGCCGATGACGCTGCGCCAGGGCCTCGCCTACTCGAAGAACACGATCACCGCGCAGCTCATGGAGAAGGTCGGCCCCGAGCGCGTGGTGCAGCTCGCGCAATCGTTGGGCGTGCGCGCGAGCAAGCTCGAGCCCGTGCTCTCGCTCGCGCTCGGCACGAGCCCCGTGACCCTGCGCGAGATGGTCACGGCCTACAGCGCGATCGCGAGCGGCGGTCAATATATCGAGCCGATGGTCATCGTGCGTGTCGAGGACCGCAAAGGTGACGTGCTCGTGAAGTTCGAAACGAAGCGCGAATCGGCCCACGCGCTGCCGCGGCAGAAAGCGCTCGAGCTCGTCGACATGATGCGCGGGGTGATCGACCAGGGCACCGGCGCGGGGATACGCAGCCGCTACGGCATCACCGCGGACGTCGCCGGCAAGACCGGCACCACGCAGGAGAACACCGACGGCTGGTTCCTCATGATGCACCCGCACCTCGTCGCCGGCGCGCGCGTAGGCTTCAACAGCACGCTCACGATGGGGAACTGGGGCCAGGGGGCGCGCAGCGCGCTGCCCATCGTGGGGGAAGTGTTCCAGCAGGCGCTGAGGGTGAAGGCGATCGACGCAAACGCGGAGTTCGCGATCGCGCGGAAGAAGCCGGAAGCGCCGCAGCCGGAGCTGTTGAGCGACCCGATGCCCGAGGGGGACCTGGGAGCGCTGACGCCGGGCCAGCAGCAGATGCCGAACGACCTGATGCCGCAGGTTCAGGGGCTGCCGTCGCCGCAGCCGCAACCTCAGGGCTTGCCGCCGGAGAAAGGGCTCATCCTGCCGCCGCCGAAGCCGGATCCGCAGCCGCAGCCGCAGCCGCCGCGCGCCGACTTGCCGCCGCCGAAAGGGCTCATCCTGCCGCCGCCGAAGCCGGACCCGCAGCCGCAGCCGCGTCCTGCCGAGCCGCCGGCGCCTGCTTCTCCTGCACCGCCCGGGTAGCGGTCATCGCGAGCCGTCTCCGATAGGAACGGCGTGGCGATCTCGTGGCGCACGAATGGCCTTTCGGACGCTCCGCGATTGCTTCGTCGCTTCGCTCCTCGCAATGGCAGCTATCGTGGCCGCGTCTTCCTGGTCCGCGTCGCCTTCGACATTCGCTTCTTCCCCACATTCGCCAGATCCAGCTCGAACAACGCCCCCAGATCAGCACCCACCAGCCGCTTCGCCGATCCGCTCCGGCTCGCGCCGATCGTGATCTCGCTGCCGGCACGCGCGATCAGCTCGTTTTCGTCGACGCCTCGAAGCTGGAACAACAACTGCGGCTTTTCGTCGAGCCGCGCGCCGATGCCGTACAGCACGGCCGCGACGTGCTTGCACATGTTGGTCCAGTCGTCGGGGCACGAACAGTCGAAGGAGATTTCCGCCGGCGCGGGGAAAAGCCCGCTTTCGCGATCGCACATGTGCGCCATCACGCTTTTCGAGAGCCTGCCCTGCAGGAGATCGACCACCGATCCGATCTCGCCCGCGCAGCGCCGGCAGACGTCATCCCAGCGCGCCTTCGACGCCTGGCGAATCTTCACCTGCACGTCGTATACGTGCGAGCCGAGGACATGCGCCTCGACGCTGCCTTTGCCGATCGCGAGATGCAGCACAGCCCCCGAGCGCGCGTAGCTGCGCCCGCGCTCGAGCCTGTTACGCAACTCGGCATACGACTCGATGTTGTCGCACCACGCGCGGCCCCAGAATGATTGCGCGATGCCCCGCTCCGCCGCGATCGTCACCGGGTCCCATCCCGGCCGCGCATGGGCGCGCGCCTCCCGGCGCCGCTCCTCCACCGGCACGTAAGCGGGGAACCCGTAGTCGTACGAATACCTACGTCGCCGCGGCATGGATATCGAGCGCCACGAGCTTCATGATCTGTTCGTTGCTCATCTCGGTCAGGATGGTCTCTGCGTCGCCCGCCAGCACGTCCTCCGAAAGGCGGCGCTTGGAAGCGATCATCGCATCGATCTTCTCCTCGAGCGTGCCGCGGCAGACGAACTTGTGGACGAGCACGTTGCGGTGCTGGCCGATGCGGTAGGCGCGGTCGGTCGCCTGGTCCTCGACCGCCGGGTTCCACCAGCGGTCGAAGTGCACCACGTGGCTGGCGGCGGTGAGGTTGAGCCCCGAGCCGCCGGCTTTCAGGGAGAGCACGAAGAACGGCACGCGCTCGTCTTCCTGGAAGCGGCGCACCAGGTCCTGCCGCTTGCCCACCGCGGTCGAGCCGTGCAGCACGAGCCCCGGCCGCCCGAACACGCTCGCGAGAAACGTCGCGACGGGCCCGGTCGCTTCGCGGAACTGCGTGAACACGAGCACCTTCTCCTGCTTCGCTGCGATAGTTTCGGCGATCTCGGCGAGGCGCAGCATCTTGCCGCTCTCCTCGGGGGTCCACGCGCCGTCGCCCAGCCAGTGCGAAGGATGGTTGCAGATCTGCTTGAAGCGCATGAGGAACGACAGGATCAGCCCCTTGCGCTGCATCCCGTCCTCCTTCGCCTCGAGCAGGGCCTTCTCGAGCGCTTTCACCGACTGCGCGTAGAGCGCTGCCTGCTTCGGCGACAGGCCGCAGAAGGCCTGCACTTCGGTCTTGTCCGGCAGGTCGGCGATCACTCGCCGGTCGGTCTTCAGCCTGCGCAGGATGTACGGCCGCACGAGCTCGCGCAACGGTCCGTAGGCGTTGTGCTCGCGCGCGGCGAGGCGCTTCGCATACGCGGTGAACGCCTGGCGCGAGCCGAGCAGCCCGGGGTTGATGAAGTCGAAGATCGACCACAGGTCGCCGAGCTTGTTCTCGATCGGCGTGCCGGTGAGCGCGATGCGCGCGTCGCCTTTCAACGCTTTGGCCGCGCGCGACTGCTGCGTGCCCGGATTGCGGATCGCCTGCGCTTCGTCGAGGACGACGGTGCGCCACCCGGTCTCGCGCAGCCACGCGAAGCGCGAGAGCGAGCCGTAGCTGGTGATGACGAGATCGCGTTGTGCGAAGTCCGCCGTTTCCAGCTCTTTCAGCTCCGCCGCCGGATGCACCGACGTATGCGCCACGAACACGTCGAGATCGGGCGCGAAGCGCTCGATCTCCGCGACCCAGTTCGCGAGCAGCGACGCGGGCGCGACCAGCAGGCCGCGCCTGGTCGCGCGCTTCGCCTTGCGGTCCTCGTCGCGCAGCGTAAGCAGCAGCGCGAGCACCTGTATCGTCTTGCCCAGCCCCATGTCGTCGGCGAGACACGCGCCCAGCCTCAGGCGATGGAGGAGATGCAGCCAGCGCAGCCCCACCTCCTGGTAAGGACGCAGGGTGGCCTTGAGCGCCGTCCTTGCGCGCGCTGTCGCGAGTCCCTCCGGACCCCGCAATGCATCGAGCGTCTGCGCGAGCCACGGCCCGGCGGTGACCGTCGACCATTCGCGCGCGGTGTCGTCGCCGGCCTCTTCGAGCGTTTCTCCCGTCCCCGCGACCAGCCGCATCGCCTCGGCGAAACCGATTCCCCCTCGCGCCGATTCCTTCTCGATCCTCTCGAACGTCTCCAGCATGCGGCCGAGCTTCTCGCGATCGACCTCGACCCAGCGCCCGCGAATCATCGCCAGCGCCTCCGTCCCCGCGAGAAGCTTCTTCACCTCTTGCGCGGTGAGGCGCTCGCCGTCGAGCGTCACTTCCATTTTGAAATCGAGCAGCGCATCCGCGCCGAGCCCGGCGGGCGGCTTCGTCCCGACGGTGGCGCTCACGCGCGGACGCGGCGGACGCGAGCCACGCCATACGCTGGGCACGCGCACAATGACCCCGGCCGCTTCGAGCCGCGGCGTGTCGCGGAGAAGCTGAACAGCGTCGGCGGTCGTCCAGCGCAGCGGGTGATAGATGTCGCCCTCGTCGACGAGCCGCTTCACCCACTCGCAAGCCTCGGCCGCGCGCTGCACCGGCGCCAGCAGCGAGACGAGCTGCTCGCGCTTCCTCGCGCCGGCGTACTCGTGCAGCGCCTGCCCGAGCGGCACGTGCCGCGCCTGCGACTGCGCCCCGAGGTGCGTCGTATACGTCGCGAGAAACGCGAACGGCGCCTCGTCGTCGCCGCGGTTCTCCGCGAGGTTGAAGTGCACGCGGCCGACGAGGTTCCAGGCGGGATTGCGCGACTTGAGATACCCCTCCAGCGATTCGCCCGACGCGGCGAGCTCCGCGCGCAGCGTCCGGTCGGTCTCGCGCCATAAAGAGGCCAGCAGCGACGCATCGAGATACTCCGCGCCCGCCATCGGCGGTGCGCCCGCGGCAATCCGCGCGAGCTCGGCCTCCGCCGGCGGCGCGATCTCCGCCGTGTCGAAGTCCGGATGCGTGCGCACCGCCGTCACGTAGCGCACGCCGAAGTCGCGCCAGTAGGCGAGCGCCGCCGGCAGCGGGGTATCGGTCTCGGTCGCTCCGAGGTGCAACAGCGCGTGGCCGGACCCGCGCTCGAACGCCGCAACGAGCGTTGCCGCCGGATTCGCGTCGAGCGGGAGCGCCTCGTCCGACGCCGCGAGGATCAGGCGGCCCTGCGGGGTCAGGGCGGGTGCGAGAGCGTTCACGCCACAGTTATACCGCAGCGACCACGCATAAGTCGTCAGGCATCTCCAATCGAGTCATCGCGAGGAGCGAAGGCATCTCCGATCAGCTCGTCGCGAGGAGCGTAGTAACTCCGATCATGTCATCGCGAGGAGCGAAGCGACGTGGCGATCCCGTGGCGCACGCAGCGGACCCTCCGCGATTGCTTCGTCGCTCGCGCTCCCTCGCAATGACAGTAGTGGTAGATCAGCGCTTGGGCGGCAGGAATTCTCGCGCAGGTGCAGGCAGCATCTGCGGCAGTGCCGCCTCCCGCCGCCCCTACTCCGCCCGTATCTTCGCGTCCCTCACGACGTTCAGCGCCCGCGCGTAATCGCTGCGTATCAGCTTCCCGAAGTCGTCGCTGCCGCCGCCCGCCGGCGCGATGCCCAGCGCGTCGAGCGCCTTCCTCGTTTCGGTTTCGGCGAGCATCTCGTTCGCCGATTGGTTCAGCAGCGCTACGATCCCGGCCGGCGTGCGCTTCGGCGCGACCAGCCCGAACCACGACTCGACGACGAAGCCGGGCAGCGTCTCCGCGAGCGTGGGGAGATCGGGCACCGCGTTCCAGCGCTTCGCGGTCGTCACCGCGAGCCCGCGCAGCCGGCCCTGCTGTATGTGAGACAGGAGCGGCGACAGCCCGCCGAGGATGAGATGGGTCTCGCCTTTGAGGAGATCGGGCATGCCGAGGCCGGTGCTCTTGTAAGGCACGTGGAGCATCCGGATCCCGGCCTGCTGGGCGAACTGCTCGGTCACGAGATGCGTGAGACTGCCGACGCCGGGCACCGGATAAGAGAGCTGCCCGGGGCGAGTCCGCGCGTAGTCGACGAGATCCCTGACGCTCTTCGCCGGCAGCGACGGCGTCACCGCGAGCGCGAACGGGCTGAACCCGAGCTTCACGATTCCAGCGAGATTCCCGATCGGATCGTTGTCGGGCCTGTGCGTCGCCACGCTCGCCGGGAAGCTGCCCGAGACGAGCATGAGCGTATGACCGTCCGGCAGCGCCTGGACAGCGATACCGATGCCGATCAGCCCGCCGCCGCCGCCGCGGTTATCGACGACGAATTGCTGACCGAAGCGCTCGGAGAGGCGCTGTGCCGTCAGGCGCGCCATGCTGTCGCTGCCCCCGCCTGCGGCCATGGGGACGACGAGGCGGACCGGGCGGGTGGGATACGTGGTTTTGGTTTGCGCGTGGGCTGAGGCGGCGCATAAGGCGAGCGAGATGAGAGCGAGAGCGGCGCAGTTCGGATTCGTCACGGCTTCTCCCATGGCATGCGTTTAATCAGCGTGCGAGGAATCAGTGCAGCTAGCTTTCTTTGCTGGTGGCCTTGGTCGGTCGGCGGGCCCGCCCCGCACTCCGGGCGGGATCCGAAACCACGATCGCAACCCCCATGTTCAAGCAGACAGTTGCGCGATGCAGTTCGTGGAGCGCTGGCGTTTACTGCGTCGTGGCGCGCACGTCTCGACAAATGGTACGAGATCATTCACCTCATCGGGTGCGAGAATAACCTTCTCCCGCTCTATGAACGCGGCTAGCGCCTTCGGATTTAGCACCCATACGGCACGACCCCTATTTGCGCCTGGTTCCACAAACCAGCCTGGATATAAGACGATCGCACGCACGGGATAATCTCGGCCCGTGGATTCCTTCACCAGCTCACGCGTCCGCCTCGCATTTGCAGCTGCCTGTTTGATCGGGTCCCGCTCCGGCGTAAGACCAGCAACCGCGACGGTCTCGCCGTCGTATCGGATGCTAGCTTCGCGGTCGGCTGGCTTGCTTATCGTCTTCGTCTCAATCGCGTAAATTCCCTGCGGACCCACTAGAATATGGTCGACGTTGAAGTCCAGTGCAGTGATGTCATGAAAAACGCGGAAGCCATTTTCTCGAAAACGCTCGAGGACTTCGGCCACCGCGCGCTCGCCGTCGCGGCCCTGCCGCAGGTTTCTCAACAGCCGACGCGCACGAGCCAATCGCCAGCAAGCGTAGGCACCGGCGACAAAGGCGAAGGCGGTCATAAGCAGAGGGCTGGGTGGGAGCGCAAAGTACCACCTAAACCACTCATGAGCCGCTAGTGCAATCGCGAGGGCACCTATAGCCGCGGCATCGGTGACGCCACCGTCGCGTAACTTGGTGATCGCCTCGTCGAGTGACTGTCCGGCCACACGAAGAGGTTTGGCTTTGAGGGCTGAACGGTCGTTCTTCTGCTTGGATGAATCAGGCGCTACAGCCATAGGTTTCCGGGTGTTGCAATGCTACGGTGATCTCTTCCTGCGACACGTGCTATCCGCGATCGGCCTCACGCCAGTTCTGCAAACATCTTGAATCGCATCGCTAGCCGATCTCTATCAGGCAAGTCTTTCGGCCGGGCCGGCAGGTGCAACTGCTGGTGATGAAGATTCTTCAGCGCCTCTAAAAGAGGACCGTCCCGACGCGTCAGGAGCCTGTTCGAGATATGGATGCGGTAGTTCGGGTCGATTCCGATGAGATGCGCATCAAATGCAGCGTGATGGATCTTCGATAGCGGGATGCCGTTAGTAACGAGCGGCTGTCCGTACAGCTCGTTTTTGTCAGAAACGATGTGCGCCGCATCGAGCAGCAACGGCTCCGGCAGACCCGATAGCGCGCAGCGGCCGTCGTATGCCTCGATTACTGCCTCCCGAAAAGAGGCTTGATGTAGGCGCTGCTTGACCTCGCGCAACGCATAGCGCCGCTCAGCAGCCGTTTCGGGTGGCCCCACGTCGATCTCGCCGGGCATGCCGAATATTACTTGCGCCCTCAGAGCAGTTGCGTCCCAGCCAGCGACGTAGGCCGGCAACATCGGCTGGTACAAGCCCGGTGCGATTCCGAGAAAGTAGATGACCGGAATCCCCGCCTCCATCGCTTCGCGAAGCCAGCGATTGTCCGCAGCCTGGGAATCTTGCCCCATGAACGCGTACTCGACTGCCTCGTCGCCTTCGTAGATCTGGCGATGAGCTTGCCGCTGGTCGTCATACCAGACGCGTGCACCCGACCTCGGGAACACAGTCCTTATAGACAGCAGATAGCGCATCCGCCGCGGCTTAAAGATGCCGCGTTGCGGATTGATCAAGGGTACACGTTCGCCTAGAAATTGGAATCCCGCGCGCAAATCACTAGAAGTGAGATCGCCCCGCACGTCCGTGAGGCGGCGAACGTGTTCAAATGCGGCGAGCCGCGGTGCTTGATCATCGTATTCAGCCATTCGGGCCGCAGGTCACACCTGATCTTTTGAGATGAACTGGTCGTAATAGTCGCGCGCTAGCTGCACCGCTGGTTCGGCACTGTCGCCTGCTAGCGCTTCGCGAACCGTCTGGCGGGCAAAACCTTACCGCACGTCACACAAACGTCAACAACCTTCTCGGATTGTCAACCAATATCGCGTTGATCTCCTCCTCACTGAAATCCCTCCTCATCAACGGCACGACGTTCTCGAAGATATGCCCATACCCGTGCCCACCATATTCGACCAGGCGCGTTTTGTAGCAGATGTCGTGCGAGATGAGGATGCGGTCGAGGAAGCCGCGATCGGCGAGGCGGCGCAGGGTCGCGAGGCGCATGCCGTCGTTGGGCATGTGTACTTCGGGTGAGCGCCAGTAATAGGTCGTCTCCTGTCCGAAGAGGTCGAACTCCATGACGCAGCCGGTATCGGCGAGCCTGAAGAGCCGGTCGTCGTCGAAGATGGTGCGGTCGAGATGGCTCATGATGGTGCGCGACGCGTCGCCGCCTTCGGCGCGGACGAGGTCCATCACTTCCTGCGGCTGGTCGGGGTTGCGGCCGGGATGGACGTTGAGCGCGGCGCCGGTCTCGCCCTGCGCGATCATCGCGCCGGTCATCACGCGCTTCTCGAGCGGCGACCACTCCGCCTGGCAGCCGATCTCGCCGATGATGCCGGCGCGAACGCCGGTGCCCCACGCGCCTTCGAACACCTGCGCGATGATCTCCTGCGCGAAGCGCTCGACGCTCTTGCTCTGGTTCGAAGGGTCCTGGTATTCCTCGACGTAGTAGCCGCAGCCGATGACGATCGGCACGCCGGCGGCTTCGGAGATCTCTTTGAGGCCGATGGGGTCGGGCTTCAGGCCCCCACAGGTGAGGTCGACGACCGTCTTGCCGCCGGCTTCGCGCATGCGCTCGAGCTCTTCGATCGCGAGTGCCTTGTCGAGCAGCCGGTACTTGGTCGGGTGCTTCTGCGTCCCGTACATGATCTTGAACACGTTCTGCAACGTGATCGGGTAATCGGGGTCGTTCTGGGCGGCGATCTTGGGCGGCGTGATGTCGCACAGCACGTGTTCGTGCATGAGGGTGGGGCCGAGGGTGGCGGGGTCGAGGATGCCGCCGACTGCCTGGGCTTTGCCGCGGAGGTCTTGGCGCGTTAATCGGGTCGTCATGCTCTAAAGGTCAAAATGGATTCCGGATCGCGTCCTGCGGACGCGTCCGGAATGACGGTTCTTTTCGGACGTGTCCGGGATGACGACGTTTCGGACGCGTCCGGGATGACGGTTTTTTCGGACGTGTCCGGGATGGCGGTTCTTCGGACGTGTCCGGAATGACGGTCCTCTTGGGATGTGCCCGGAATGAAGGTCGCGGTGCGTGCGCCACGGGATTGCTTCGTCGCTCGCGCTCCTCGCAATGACAGGCTATTTCCACTGGCGCTCCTCGCAATGGCCATGCTATTCGCGCGAGCTCGAGACCGCGGCGTCGTAATCCGAGAGCGGCGGACACGTGCACATGAGGTTGCGGTCGCCCGCGATCTCGTCGATCCGCCGCACCGGCGGCCAGTACTTGGCGCCCTGGGCGCCCTGCGGATAGGCCGCGCTCATCCTCGAGTACGCATGGGGCCAGTCATCGCTCGCGATCGATTCCGCGGTGTGCGGCGCGTTGACGAGCGGGTTGTCCTCGCGGTCGAAGTCGCCTTTTTCGATGCGGCGGATCTCTTCGCGGATGGCGATCATGGCGTCGCAGAAGCGGTCGAGCTCGCGCTTCGATTCGCTTTCGGTGGGCTCGATCATCATCGTGCCGGGCACCGGGAACGAGACGGTCGGCGCGTGGAAGCCGTAGTCGATGAGGCGCTTGGCGACGTCGGTCACCGACACGCCCACGCTGTCTTTCAGCGGCCGGACGTCGACGATGCACTCGTGCGCGACCATGCCGTTCGCGCCGGTGTAGAGCATCGGGTAGTGCCGTTCGAGGCGGTGGCGGATGTAGTTGGCATTGAGGATCGCGACCGCGCTCGCTCGCGTGAGGCCTTCGGCGCCCATCATGGCGATGTAGGCGAGGCTGATCGGGAGGACGCCGGCGTTGCCCCAGGGGGCGGCGGAGATGGGGCCTACGGCGGGTTGGTCCTTCGACCGTTCGTCCTTCGACTTCGCTGGCGCTACGCTCAGGACGAACGGTTGTAGGTGTCCCGGCAAAAACGGTTTCAGGTGCGCCTTCACCGCGATCGGCCCGACACCCGGCCCGCCGCCGCCGTGGGGGATGCAGAACGTCTTGTGCAGGTTCAGGTGCGAGACGTCCGCGCCGAGCTCGCCGGGCGCGGCGAGGCCGACCATCGCGTTCATGTTCGCGCCGTCGAGATAGACCTGCCCGCCGTGCGTATGGACGACGTCGCAGATCTCGCGGATCGCTTCCTCGAAAACGCCGTGGGTCGACGGATACGTGATCATCAGCGCGGCGAGGCTCGAAGCGTGCTGCGAGGCCCTGGCGCGCAGGTCTTCGAGATCGACGTCGCCCTCTTCGCTGCACTTCACCACGACGACTTTCAGCCCCGCCATCTGCGCCGACGCGGGATTGGTGCCGTGCGCCGAGCTCGGGATGAGGCAGACGGCGCGCTGCGGCTCGCCGCGGCTCGCGTGCCACGCACGGATCGCGAGCAGCCCCGCGAGCTCGCCCTGCGATCCCGCGTTGGGCTGCAGCGAGACGGCGTCGTAGCCGGTGATCGCGCAGAGGTCGCGCTCGAGGTTCGCAGCAAGCTCCTCGTAACCCGCGAGCTGATCGCGCGGCGCGTACGGATGCACGTTCGCGAGCTGCGGCCACGTGATCGGGATCATCTCGGTCGTCGCGTTGAGCTTCATCGTGCACGAGCCGAGCGGGATCATCGTGCGGTCGAGCGCCAGGTCCTTGTCGGCGAGCGAGCGCATGTAGCGCAGGAGCTCGGTCTCGGAGCGGTGGCGCTCGAACACCGGGTGCGTGAGATAAGCCGAGCGGCGCGCCAGATCGTGCGGGATCGCCGCGGGGTCGGCGGTCGGCTCGAACGCCCCGCGCTCGCCGCCGAAAGCCGCCGCGATGATCGGCAGCTCGCCGGCGGTCGTCGTCTCGTCGACCGAGAGGGCGATCGTCGCCTCGTCGACGCGGCGGAAGTTGTAGCCCGCGGCGACCGCCGCTTCGAGAATCGCGTCGGTCCGGTCGCCGGTGCGGACGGCGAGCGTGTCGAAGAACGACCGTGTGCGCACGTCGTGCCCGTGCGAGCGCAGCAGGCCCGCGAGCGTGCGGGCGTTCACGTGTATCTGCTCCGCGATCGCTCTCAGGCCTTCCGCGCCGTGATACACCGCGTAAAGGCTCGCGACGATCGCCGGCAGCACCTGCGCGGTGCAGATGTTGCTCGTCGCGCGCTCGCGCCGGATGTGCTGCTCGCGAGTCTGGAGCGCGAGGCGATAGCCCACGCGTCCCGCCGCGTCGCGTGACGCGCCGACGAGCCTTCCCGGCAGCGTGCGCTTGAGATCGTCGGCGACGGCGATGTAAGCCGCGTGCGGTCCGCCGCAGCCCATCGGCATGCCGAAGCGCTGGGTCGTGCCGACCGCGATGTCGGCGCCGAGCTCGCCGGGCGGCTTGACGAGCGTGAGGGAGAGCAGATCGGCCGCGACGACGACGCGCGTGCCGCGCTCGTGAAGCTTCGCGATTGCGGCCGTCGGGTCCACGAGCTCGCCGGTCGAGTGCGGGTATTGCAGGAGCGCGCCGAACGCATCGGTCGCACTGCCGACCTCGCCGTCTTCGACGAGTCGCACTTCGATACCGAGCGGCTCGGCGCGCGTGCGCACGACCGCGATCGTCTGCGGATGGCACGCGCTCGACACCACGAAGGCCGGCCGATCGGGCTTGTGAGCGACGCGGTGGCACATCGCCATCGCTTCGGCGGCCGCGGTCGCTTCGTCGAGGAGCGACGCGTTCGCCACCGGCAGCGCGGTCAGGTCCGACACGAGCGTCTGGAAGTTCATGAGGAGCTCGAGCCGGCCCTGCGAGATCTCGGCCTGGTACGGCGTGTAGGCCGTGTACCACGCGGGATTCTCGAGGATGTTGCGCAGGATGACGGTAGGGGTGTGGCAGCCGTGATAGCCCATGCCGATCATCGAGCGCATCACGCGGTTTTGCTGTGCGATGCGCGCGAGCTCCGCGAGCGCTTCGGGCTCGGTGAGCGGGCGGCCGAGCGTCATCGGCGTGCGGCGGCGGATGCCGGCGGGGACCGCGGCATCGACGAGCGCATCGAGCGAGTCGAGCCCGAGCGCCGCGAGCATCTCCGCGATCTCGCGCTCGCGCGGGCCGATGTGGCGGTCGGCGAAAGCATTCGAGGAATACGTGGACACTCGGGCTACTTCTTCTTCGTGATTTGGGAGTACGCGTTCTCGTCCATGAGCGCCGCGAGCTCTTCAGGGTTCGACAGGCGCACCTTGTAGAACCACGCGCGGCCGGCGGGGTCTTGGTTGATGAGCTCGGGCGAACCCGGCAGCGCGTCGTTCGCTTCGATCACGCTCCCGCTCACGGGCGCCTTGACGTCCGCGGCGGCTTTGACCGATTCGACGACGGCGGCCGCGTCGCCCCGCGCGTGCTGCGTGCCGGGTTTCGGCAGCTCGACGTACACGACGTCGCCGAGCTGCTCCTGCGCGTAATGGGTGATGCCGACGGTCGCGACGTCGTCGCTGTCGAGGCGCAGCCACTCGTGGTCTTCGGTGTAGTAGGTCCGGGTCATCTTGTCCTCGTTGGCTAGTGACGCGTCACCGCACCGTCATTCCCGCGTACGCGGGAATCCATTTTGACGGTTTTGCTTTGAAAATGGATTCCCGACCGCTCGCGCTGCGAGCGTCGGGAATGACGAGCCGGGTGTCATCTTCTGTAGCGATGATCGACGAAAGGAAGCTTCACAGGTGTCATGGGAATCTCGCGGCCGCGGCTCACGGTATGGAGCGCCTCGCCCGCTTCCAGGACCCTCGCGTCGACGTAGCCCATCGCGATCGGGGCGTCCAGCGTCGGGCTGAAGCCGCCGCTCGTGACGGCGCCGGCTTTCGTGCCGTCGCGAGCGAGCAGCTCGGCGCCTTCGCGCACCGGCATCCGCCCTTCCGGCCGCAGGCCCGTTCGCCTGCGCGGCGATCCGTTCGCGAGCTCGTTTTCGATGATACCGGCGCCGGGATAGCCGCCGGCACGAACGCCGCCGGGCCGGCGTGCGCGCGAGATCGTCCAGCCGAGACCGGCTTCGACCGGCGTGGTCGTCTCGTCGATGTCGTGGCCGTAGAGGCACAGCCCGGCTTCGAGCCTCAGCGAATCGCGGGCGCCGAGTCCGGCGGGACGCACCTCGGGCTGCGCGAGCAGCGCGCGCGCGAGCTTCCCGGCCGCGCTCGCTTCGACCGAGATCTCGAATCCGTCCTCGCCGGTGTAGCCCGAGCGCGTGACGCTGCATTCGATCCCCGAGATCGATATCGACC
Proteins encoded in this window:
- a CDS encoding nuclease-related domain-containing protein is translated as MAVAPDSSKQKNDRSALKAKPLRVAGQSLDEAITKLRDGGVTDAAAIGALAIALAAHEWFRWYFALPPSPLLMTAFAFVAGAYACWRLARARRLLRNLRQGRDGERAVAEVLERFRENGFRVFHDITALDFNVDHILVGPQGIYAIETKTISKPADREASIRYDGETVAVAGLTPERDPIKQAAANARRTRELVKESTGRDYPVRAIVLYPGWFVEPGANRGRAVWVLNPKALAAFIEREKVILAPDEVNDLVPFVETCAPRRSKRQRSTNCIAQLSA
- a CDS encoding HNH endonuclease, which produces MAEYDDQAPRLAAFEHVRRLTDVRGDLTSSDLRAGFQFLGERVPLINPQRGIFKPRRMRYLLSIRTVFPRSGARVWYDDQRQAHRQIYEGDEAVEYAFMGQDSQAADNRWLREAMEAGIPVIYFLGIAPGLYQPMLPAYVAGWDATALRAQVIFGMPGEIDVGPPETAAERRYALREVKQRLHQASFREAVIEAYDGRCALSGLPEPLLLDAAHIVSDKNELYGQPLVTNGIPLSKIHHAAFDAHLIGIDPNYRIHISNRLLTRRDGPLLEALKNLHHQQLHLPARPKDLPDRDRLAMRFKMFAELA
- a CDS encoding aryldialkylphosphatase — its product is MTTRLTRQDLRGKAQAVGGILDPATLGPTLMHEHVLCDITPPKIAAQNDPDYPITLQNVFKIMYGTQKHPTKYRLLDKALAIEELERMREAGGKTVVDLTCGGLKPDPIGLKEISEAAGVPIVIGCGYYVEEYQDPSNQSKSVERFAQEIIAQVFEGAWGTGVRAGIIGEIGCQAEWSPLEKRVMTGAMIAQGETGAALNVHPGRNPDQPQEVMDLVRAEGGDASRTIMSHLDRTIFDDDRLFRLADTGCVMEFDLFGQETTYYWRSPEVHMPNDGMRLATLRRLADRGFLDRILISHDICYKTRLVEYGGHGYGHIFENVVPLMRRDFSEEEINAILVDNPRRLLTFV
- the gcvP gene encoding aminomethyl-transferring glycine dehydrogenase, coding for MSTYSSNAFADRHIGPREREIAEMLAALGLDSLDALVDAAVPAGIRRRTPMTLGRPLTEPEALAELARIAQQNRVMRSMIGMGYHGCHTPTVILRNILENPAWYTAYTPYQAEISQGRLELLMNFQTLVSDLTALPVANASLLDEATAAAEAMAMCHRVAHKPDRPAFVVSSACHPQTIAVVRTRAEPLGIEVRLVEDGEVGSATDAFGALLQYPHSTGELVDPTAAIAKLHERGTRVVVAADLLSLTLVKPPGELGADIAVGTTQRFGMPMGCGGPHAAYIAVADDLKRTLPGRLVGASRDAAGRVGYRLALQTREQHIRRERATSNICTAQVLPAIVASLYAVYHGAEGLRAIAEQIHVNARTLAGLLRSHGHDVRTRSFFDTLAVRTGDRTDAILEAAVAAGYNFRRVDEATIALSVDETTTAGELPIIAAAFGGERGAFEPTADPAAIPHDLARRSAYLTHPVFERHRSETELLRYMRSLADKDLALDRTMIPLGSCTMKLNATTEMIPITWPQLANVHPYAPRDQLAGYEELAANLERDLCAITGYDAVSLQPNAGSQGELAGLLAIRAWHASRGEPQRAVCLIPSSAHGTNPASAQMAGLKVVVVKCSEEGDVDLEDLRARASQHASSLAALMITYPSTHGVFEEAIREICDVVHTHGGQVYLDGANMNAMVGLAAPGELGADVSHLNLHKTFCIPHGGGGPGVGPIAVKAHLKPFLPGHLQPFVLSVAPAKSKDERSKDQPAVGPISAAPWGNAGVLPISLAYIAMMGAEGLTRASAVAILNANYIRHRLERHYPMLYTGANGMVAHECIVDVRPLKDSVGVSVTDVAKRLIDYGFHAPTVSFPVPGTMMIEPTESESKRELDRFCDAMIAIREEIRRIEKGDFDREDNPLVNAPHTAESIASDDWPHAYSRMSAAYPQGAQGAKYWPPVRRIDEIAGDRNLMCTCPPLSDYDAAVSSSRE